Proteins from one Candidatus Methylacidiphilales bacterium genomic window:
- the def gene encoding peptide deformylase gives MALLKVLTYPDNRLRNKAKNVTKFDESLREFCNSMLETMYTQEGIGLAATQVGVAMRIVVMDLSDQRNDPHCYINPRIVSSEGTQLYQEGCLSLPGIYAEVERSAVIELQWFDPQGKEQTSKLTGLHSICIQHELDHLQGILFIDHLNPEMQKKAKQLISQKIATVDNKFSLQVSDQKIIATELKVE, from the coding sequence ATGGCATTACTTAAAGTTTTAACTTACCCTGATAATCGTCTCAGAAATAAAGCAAAGAATGTTACCAAATTCGACGAAAGTCTAAGAGAATTTTGCAATTCTATGCTTGAAACAATGTATACTCAGGAAGGAATTGGGCTTGCCGCAACTCAAGTTGGAGTAGCGATGCGTATTGTAGTCATGGATTTATCTGATCAGCGCAATGACCCTCACTGTTATATTAACCCTCGGATTGTTTCATCAGAAGGCACTCAGTTATATCAGGAAGGTTGTCTGTCGCTTCCGGGAATCTACGCTGAAGTTGAGCGCTCTGCAGTTATCGAACTACAGTGGTTTGACCCGCAAGGAAAAGAACAAACTTCAAAACTGACCGGATTGCATTCAATTTGTATACAACATGAGCTTGACCATTTGCAAGGAATTCTCTTCATAGATCATTTAAATCCTGAAATGCAGAAAAAAGCTAAGCAGCTAATTTCACAAAAAATCGCGACTGTTGATAATAAATTTTCACTTCAAGTTTCAGATCAAAAAATAATAGCTACTGAATTAAAAGTGGAATAG
- the fmt gene encoding methionyl-tRNA formyltransferase — protein MVKPNRIWFAGSSNFALPSLNALIEAELIQGVLTTQALPQGRSLTLTPSPVALRAKQLGVEVIELGSLKNNDEQDTIRSLNALAIITCSFGRIVPQELLNTPTAGWYNIHASLLPAYRGSAPMQRCIQQGCNITGVTIFKLDAGIDTGPIALKIPVNITGQENYFELESMLANLASTHIIEVAQAIYSNSISLTAQEYISTVVPIAKTIHKEEGLIQWNLPANSIERQLRAFINWPTSYSFLDGKRVQILSGKVHSIKPPEHRNIIGALWENNNKLFVTCGEEVLEVLTIKREGKATVEGIAFFRGIQNNKYSCVFS, from the coding sequence ATGGTAAAACCAAATCGCATCTGGTTTGCTGGAAGTTCAAATTTTGCTCTCCCATCTCTTAATGCTCTCATTGAAGCAGAGCTAATTCAAGGCGTACTTACCACTCAAGCCTTGCCCCAAGGAAGAAGTCTTACATTAACTCCATCACCCGTGGCTTTGCGCGCTAAACAATTGGGTGTTGAAGTTATAGAACTTGGCTCTTTAAAAAATAACGACGAACAAGATACCATTCGTTCGCTTAATGCACTTGCAATTATCACTTGTTCCTTTGGGCGAATCGTGCCGCAAGAACTTTTAAACACCCCGACTGCAGGTTGGTATAACATTCATGCATCCTTGCTCCCAGCCTACCGAGGCTCAGCGCCAATGCAAAGATGCATACAACAAGGGTGTAACATTACCGGCGTAACAATTTTTAAACTTGATGCTGGCATAGATACTGGTCCTATAGCGCTCAAAATACCAGTCAATATAACTGGTCAAGAAAATTACTTTGAACTAGAATCAATGTTAGCTAACCTTGCCTCAACGCACATAATTGAAGTAGCTCAAGCAATTTACTCAAACTCTATTTCACTAACGGCGCAAGAGTATATTTCTACAGTCGTGCCAATTGCAAAAACTATCCATAAAGAAGAAGGATTGATTCAATGGAATTTACCTGCCAATAGCATTGAAAGACAACTTCGTGCATTTATTAATTGGCCAACCAGCTATAGTTTTTTAGATGGCAAGCGCGTTCAAATTCTTTCAGGCAAGGTTCACTCCATAAAACCTCCAGAACATAGAAACATTATCGGGGCACTTTGGGAAAATAATAATAAATTATTTGTTACTTGCGGGGAAGAAGTGCTGGAAGTTTTAACCATAAAGAGAGAAGGTAAAGCAACCGTTGAAGGAATTGCATTTTTCAGAGGGATACAAAATAACAAATACTCTTGTGTTTTCTCATGA